The nucleotide sequence GGCCGGTCTGGGCGGCCTGGAAGGCCATCCGCCCCTCCTCGCCACGGACCTCGCCCACGATGATGTAGTCGGGCCGCGAACGCAGGGCGGCGGCGACGAGGTCGAACATGTCGACGTCCGTCCCTTCGTCGTCGCCCTCGCGGGTCAACAGTTGCTGCCAGGTGTCGTGCGGGGGGAGGACCTCCGAGGTGTCCTCGGCGGTGTAGATCTTCGAATCCCGCGGGATGAACGACATGATGGAGTTCAGCGTCGTGGTCTTCCCTGACGCCGTCTCCCCGACGACGAACACCGTCTGCTCGTTTTCGAGAGCGAGCCAGAGGTAGGCCGCCAGTTCCGGAGAGAGGGTGCCCCACTTCGTAATCTGGAAGATCGACAGGGGCACCTCGTCGCCCTGGCGGATGGTCAGAGAGGGCCCCTTCAGCGAGACGTCGTCGGAGTAGATGATGTTGATACGCGACCCGTCGGGCAGCGTCGAGTCGATGATCGGGTCGCTGTCGGAGACGGGGTCGCCGATGCGCTCGCCCATGTTGCGCAGCCACTGCTCGTACTGGCCGTCCTCGCCGAAGTCGACGGTCGTCTTGATGAGGCTGTACACCGAGTGATCGACGTAACACTCGTGGGGACCGATGACGTGAATGTCCTCGTTGGCCGGGTCCCGCATCACCGGCTCCAGCGGTCCGAGCCCGACGATGTCCCGGTTGAGCCGGTAGCGGATGTTCTCGTAGGTCTCCTCGGTGACGTCGACCTTCCCGAGGTTGGTGATGTCGCCCAGCCGACTCATGACGCCGTTGCCGCTCTCGCGGCTCTTGACGTTCGTAGTCTCCTGGAGGAGTTCCTCGATCCGGTCGTCGTACTCGGCCTCCTCGCTGGGCGCGGGTTTCATCACGCTGCGTTCGAGCAGCCGGTTGCGGACTTTCTCGAAGACCGTCCGCTCGTCGTCCGCGAGTTCCGGTTCGATCGCGTAGTACTTGATGTCCTGGCCGATGTCGCCGTAGATGTGGGTGTAGATCGGGCCGCCGACGGGATAGAGGATGTTCGGGCGGTTGGTCTCGTACTCGCCGTCGGCCTCCTCGACGAACATCGGGAACTCGCCGGTGATCTGCTTGAACTTCTGGAGGTGATCACGGAGATGTGGCCGCCTGGCTGCGTGCTGGCGGAGTTCGTCCGACGGTTTGGGTCTGCCGTGATCTGTCATGTGTAGTCCTCGTTAGGCGACGCTGCGTGATTCGATGACGATGCCCGTCCCCGAGCGGACGGAGTAGCCGATGGTATCGCCGACCTGTTCGCCCATGCCGGCGAAGCGTTTCACCGAGATCTGTCGGCGGACGTCGTTACCGACCTCAACCATTTCGAGTTCGATGAACACGTCGGCGATCGCCCTGAAGGGGCCGATCGCGTCCTCGTCGAGCGTCGAGGGGTCGACTGTGAGCATGATGACCTTCCCCTCGGCGATGACGTCCCGGAAGAAACTGATGATCTCGAG is from Halorhabdus sp. BNX81 and encodes:
- a CDS encoding type II/IV secretion system ATPase subunit, which produces MTDHGRPKPSDELRQHAARRPHLRDHLQKFKQITGEFPMFVEEADGEYETNRPNILYPVGGPIYTHIYGDIGQDIKYYAIEPELADDERTVFEKVRNRLLERSVMKPAPSEEAEYDDRIEELLQETTNVKSRESGNGVMSRLGDITNLGKVDVTEETYENIRYRLNRDIVGLGPLEPVMRDPANEDIHVIGPHECYVDHSVYSLIKTTVDFGEDGQYEQWLRNMGERIGDPVSDSDPIIDSTLPDGSRINIIYSDDVSLKGPSLTIRQGDEVPLSIFQITKWGTLSPELAAYLWLALENEQTVFVVGETASGKTTTLNSIMSFIPRDSKIYTAEDTSEVLPPHDTWQQLLTREGDDEGTDVDMFDLVAAALRSRPDYIIVGEVRGEEGRMAFQAAQTGHPVMLTFHASDIVSMIQRFTGDPINVPETFMDNADIALFQNRVKQGDDVLRRVTSVQEIEGYSKEMDGVVTRQSFYWDPVEDEIVFQGMNNSFVLEEQIATLLGYEDTRDIYDDLQFRANIIKRAIQENVLGYHEVNELIENFQRDGVEGLPFDIHRQD